In Leifsonia sp. PS1209, the genomic stretch CTCACCGTGCGGCTCGGCGAGACCGTCGCGCTCGACGATGTGAGTGTCGCGCTCGACGCATCCAGGATCGCCGTGGTCGGCGCCAACGGGTCGGGCAAGTCCACGTTCGCGCGCGTGCTGGCCGGACTCGTGGCGCCCAGCTCCGGGAGCATCCGGGTGCACGGGCTCGACCCGGGCAGGCAGGCTCCCGCGTTGCGGCGGCTGGTGAGTGTGGTGTTCAGCAACCCGGATGCGCAGATCATCATGCCGACGGTGGCGGAGGACGCCGCGTTCTCCCTCCGCAGCGAGCGTCTGCCGGCCGCCGAGTCCGCCGCTCGGGTGGCCGACGCCCTCGACCGGTTCGGGCTGACCGGGCTCGCCGACCGCGCCGCCCACGACCTGTCCGGCGGGCAGAAGCAGCTGCTCGCGCTGTGCGGGGCGTTCATCCGGCGGCCGCAGCTGGTGATCGCCGACGAGCCGACGGCCTACCTGGATGCGCGCAACGCCCGCCGCGTGGCCGAGCACCTGTTCGAGGACGCCGGGCACCAGCTGGTGCTGCTCACCCACGACCTGCGATTGGCGGAGCGGTGCGAGGTGGCCGTGCTATTCGACGCAGGGCGCATCGCGGCGGTGGGCGCTCCGGCGGACGTGATCGCCGAGTACGAGGCGAGCCTGCGATGGTGACCCTCTACCGCCCCGGCACCGGCTGGATGCACCGCGCCCCGGCCGGACCGAAGGCCGCCGTGCTGCTCGCGGTCGTGCTCGCCGTCTCCTTCCTGCCGTCCACCTGGTGGGCGGCCGGGGTCGCCGCGGCGATCGCCGTGGTCGGCTACCTCGTCTGCGGGCTCGGGATGCGGGAGCTCGGCCGGCAGGTGGTCGCGGTCCGCTGGGTGGTGCTCATCACGCTGGTCGGTCAGCTGATCTTCCTCGACGCGGAGGCGGCCGTTGCGAACACGGCGCGCGTCGTCACCGCGATCCTGCTCGCCGGGATGCTCGTCCTCACCACCCGCGTCGCCGCGCTCCTCGACGCGTTCGAGCGTGGGCTGCGACCGTTCGAGCGTCTCGGGGTGGACGCACAGCGCGTCGCCCTGATGCTCGCAGTCACCATCAACACGGTGCCGGTGCTGTCCCGGCTCGCGGCCGGGGTGCGGGAGGCACAGCGCGCCCGCGGAGCCAGGCCGGGTATCGTCGGCTTCGTGATCCCGTTCCTCGTCGTCTCGCTCAAACACGCCGACGACCTCGGTGATGCCCTCACGGCGCGAGGCGTCCGATGACCGGGATGCGCGTGCTCGGTCCGACCGTCGACGACCAGACCCGGTGCATCCACTACCGGACGGAACTCGACGTGATCGCCATCCGGTTCGCGTGCTGCGGCGAGTACTACCCGTGTCATCTGTGCCACGCGGAGGCGGCCGACCACCCGGCGGAGCAGTGGCCGCTCGACCGGCGCGACGAACCCGCGGTGCTGTGCGGGGTGTGCGAGCACGAGCTGACCGTCGCCGAGTACCTCGGGGTGGATGCCTGCCCGGCGTGCGGCGCGGCGTTCAACCCGGGGTGCAAACTGCACACCGAGCTGTACTTCGAGGTCTGACGCGACGGGTGGTCGGGGTCAACCCTTCACGGAACCACGACCACCTTCCCGCGCACCGCCCCTGACGCGACCAGGTCGATGGCCTCGCCGGCGCGGTCGAGGGGGAGCACCGCATCCACCATCGGCGTGAAGGCTCCGGCGTCGACGAGGTCGGCCAGGTCGGCGAGGTCGGACGCGTTCTCTTTCGAGACCAGGCCGATCAGCCGCTGGCGGACGAACCGGTTGGCGACGGCAGCGGCGAGCACTCGCTCCATGCCGCCGAGGACCGGGCCGCCCATCCCTCCGACGATGACCAGGCTGCCCGACGGCGCCAGGATGCTGCGCAGGCTGGACAGTCGCCGGTCGCCCGCCGTGTCGATGATCGCGTCCCAGCGGCGGCCGGTCGCCGTGACGTCGGCGGCGCGGTAGTCGATGACCTCCGCCGCGCCGAGACCGCGCACGAACTCGGCCTTGGCCGTGCTGCACACTCCGGTGACCGTCGCGCCCGCGGCGACGGCGAGCTGCACGGCGTAGTGGCCGACGCCGCCGGATGCTCCGAGCACCAGCACGCTCCCTCCCGCGGGGACGGCCGCGGCGCGCAGCGCCTGCAACGCGGTCACCGCCGAGACGGGGACCGCGGCCGCCTGCTCGTAGCCGATGGATGCGGGCAGCCGCACGAGCGCGGACCGCGGCGCGCGCACGAACTCGGCGAACGCACCGTCGGCCGAGCCGAACACGTCGTCGCCGGGCCGCAGATCGGTCACCTCGGCGCCGACCGCCGAGACGCGGCCGGCGAACGCGAGGCCGCGCACCCGCGCCTTGGGGCCGCGGACACCGAAGCCGATCAGCCGCATCAGGTACGGGCGGCCGGTCATCAGGTGCCAGGTGCCCGCATCCACTCCGGCGGCGCGCACGGCGACGACGACATCGGTGGGGCCTGCAACGGGGACGGGGACGGTCTCGACGCGGAGGGCATCGCTGGTTC encodes the following:
- a CDS encoding ABC transporter ATP-binding protein, with translation MSAIALDHLTVRLGETVALDDVSVALDASRIAVVGANGSGKSTFARVLAGLVAPSSGSIRVHGLDPGRQAPALRRLVSVVFSNPDAQIIMPTVAEDAAFSLRSERLPAAESAARVADALDRFGLTGLADRAAHDLSGGQKQLLALCGAFIRRPQLVIADEPTAYLDARNARRVAEHLFEDAGHQLVLLTHDLRLAERCEVAVLFDAGRIAAVGAPADVIAEYEASLRW
- a CDS encoding energy-coupling factor transporter transmembrane component T, with the protein product MVTLYRPGTGWMHRAPAGPKAAVLLAVVLAVSFLPSTWWAAGVAAAIAVVGYLVCGLGMRELGRQVVAVRWVVLITLVGQLIFLDAEAAVANTARVVTAILLAGMLVLTTRVAALLDAFERGLRPFERLGVDAQRVALMLAVTINTVPVLSRLAAGVREAQRARGARPGIVGFVIPFLVVSLKHADDLGDALTARGVR
- a CDS encoding CHY zinc finger protein; translation: MTGMRVLGPTVDDQTRCIHYRTELDVIAIRFACCGEYYPCHLCHAEAADHPAEQWPLDRRDEPAVLCGVCEHELTVAEYLGVDACPACGAAFNPGCKLHTELYFEV
- a CDS encoding NAD(P)-dependent alcohol dehydrogenase gives rise to the protein MSDTATATTMSAVVQHAYGTSDALRVETVPVPVAGPTDVVVAVRAAGVDAGTWHLMTGRPYLMRLIGFGVRGPKARVRGLAFAGRVSAVGAEVTDLRPGDDVFGSADGAFAEFVRAPRSALVRLPASIGYEQAAAVPVSAVTALQALRAAAVPAGGSVLVLGASGGVGHYAVQLAVAAGATVTGVCSTAKAEFVRGLGAAEVIDYRAADVTATGRRWDAIIDTAGDRRLSSLRSILAPSGSLVIVGGMGGPVLGGMERVLAAAVANRFVRQRLIGLVSKENASDLADLADLVDAGAFTPMVDAVLPLDRAGEAIDLVASGAVRGKVVVVP